Proteins co-encoded in one Pseudorhizobium banfieldiae genomic window:
- a CDS encoding Hsp20/alpha crystallin family protein: MTDANNKLPAKGSEKSVQQDNPWSPLMTLRTEIDRLFDSFLPSSWRPLERSVLASGLPSLNGWAVAPAVDVVEKENTFEISAELAGMDDKDIEVKLSNGFLTIRGEKQEEREDKQKEYHVSERRYGSFQRTFQLPEGVDADKVEATFKKGILRIILPKNAEAKKNERKINIKAS; encoded by the coding sequence ATGACTGATGCAAACAACAAGCTGCCTGCCAAGGGGAGCGAGAAGTCGGTGCAGCAGGACAATCCCTGGTCGCCTCTTATGACCCTGCGGACTGAGATTGATCGCCTGTTCGACAGCTTCCTTCCGTCGTCCTGGCGCCCCCTCGAGCGTTCCGTTCTCGCCTCTGGCCTACCGTCGCTGAACGGATGGGCTGTTGCCCCGGCCGTGGATGTTGTCGAGAAGGAAAACACGTTCGAGATCAGTGCCGAGCTCGCCGGAATGGACGACAAGGATATCGAGGTAAAGCTGTCCAACGGCTTCCTGACCATCCGGGGCGAGAAGCAGGAAGAGAGAGAAGACAAGCAGAAGGAATATCATGTCTCGGAACGGCGCTACGGTTCGTTCCAACGGACGTTCCAGCTCCCCGAAGGCGTCGATGCTGACAAGGTCGAGGCAACCTTCAAGAAGGGTATCCTGCGGATCATCCTGCCCAAGAACGCCGAAGCCAAGAAGAACGAGAGGAAGATCAACATCAAGGCGTCCTGA
- a CDS encoding phosphoribosyltransferase translates to MFSDRKQAGQQLAAALQSHTGQPVTVFALPRGGLPVALEVAKSLGAPLELALVRKIGLPFYPEVAMGAVMDGDPPTVIRNEEMISHQQISERDFQACLKRELAEIQRRRGVYLGDRHGRDVRGRTVVIVDDGLATGATMRAAIKGLRARQPDKIVVAVPVCALDVLPVMRLKADDVVCLEAPSDFQAVGMYYRHFPQLTDQDVLDVLKQAEKIDPAR, encoded by the coding sequence ATGTTCTCCGATCGTAAGCAGGCCGGGCAACAGCTTGCGGCCGCCCTGCAGTCCCATACCGGCCAACCTGTCACCGTGTTTGCGCTGCCGCGTGGCGGTCTTCCGGTAGCGCTCGAAGTGGCAAAGTCTCTTGGGGCGCCGCTGGAGTTGGCGTTGGTCCGCAAGATTGGTCTCCCGTTCTACCCGGAGGTGGCCATGGGAGCCGTGATGGATGGGGACCCGCCGACAGTCATCCGCAACGAGGAGATGATCTCGCATCAGCAGATCTCCGAGCGGGACTTCCAAGCATGCCTGAAACGCGAGCTTGCGGAGATCCAGCGTCGTCGTGGCGTCTATCTCGGCGACCGGCATGGCCGCGACGTCCGCGGCAGGACGGTAGTCATCGTCGATGATGGTCTGGCGACGGGTGCGACGATGCGGGCCGCGATCAAGGGGCTTCGTGCGCGGCAACCGGACAAGATCGTGGTCGCGGTGCCCGTTTGTGCCCTCGATGTCCTGCCCGTGATGCGCCTCAAGGCCGACGATGTGGTCTGCCTCGAGGCGCCTTCGGATTTTCAAGCTGTCGGGATGTATTACCGCCATTTCCCGCAGTTGACGGATCAGGACGTGCTGGATGTCCTGAAGCAGGCCGAGAAGATTGATCCCGCACGTTGA
- a CDS encoding DUF3775 domain-containing protein, with amino-acid sequence MKYRNDPDPVPLEIAVEKVCFLIIKAREFDVKEEDTDPDTGSNPTDDGEITVLEDTADDPVEEELRSLIDDLSIEEQIDLVAICWLGRDDANAAWADIRAQAAEAHNRHTASYLLGDPLLADHLAEGLAALGHSCEDVERRYL; translated from the coding sequence ATGAAATACCGCAACGATCCTGATCCGGTGCCGTTGGAAATCGCGGTCGAGAAGGTTTGCTTCCTGATCATCAAGGCCAGGGAGTTCGACGTGAAGGAGGAGGATACGGATCCGGACACCGGCTCCAATCCGACCGACGACGGAGAAATCACCGTGCTCGAGGACACCGCGGATGATCCGGTCGAAGAGGAACTGCGCTCGCTGATCGACGACCTGTCGATCGAGGAGCAGATCGACCTCGTGGCGATTTGCTGGCTCGGGCGCGACGATGCTAACGCCGCCTGGGCCGACATAAGGGCCCAGGCTGCAGAAGCCCACAATCGCCATACGGCAAGCTACCTGCTCGGTGACCCACTGCTGGCGGATCATCTGGCCGAAGGTCTGGCAGCGCTGGGCCATTCCTGCGAGGATGTTGAGCGCCGATATCTCTGA
- a CDS encoding CopD family protein, with amino-acid sequence MIAALKFLHIAAIAIWAGGLLSLPALYVQRAHVRDDRALYQLQMIVRFSYVAVISPAAFLAVGSGIALLFGQQTFAGWFSVKLFFVALLVMLHVLTGLVIIRLFREGEVYPVWRFLLATAVTGAVVVIILFVVLAKPALTVELNRDILEPGGLQRLIRTLSPWPLP; translated from the coding sequence ATGATCGCTGCGCTGAAGTTCCTGCACATAGCGGCGATTGCGATATGGGCAGGTGGCCTCCTCAGCCTCCCGGCCCTCTATGTACAGCGGGCACATGTGAGGGATGACCGAGCACTCTATCAATTGCAGATGATCGTACGCTTCAGCTACGTCGCGGTCATTTCTCCAGCCGCGTTCCTTGCCGTCGGAAGCGGCATCGCGCTCCTCTTCGGCCAGCAGACATTCGCGGGGTGGTTTTCGGTCAAGCTCTTCTTCGTCGCCCTGCTGGTCATGCTTCACGTACTAACAGGGCTCGTCATCATCCGTCTTTTCCGGGAAGGGGAGGTTTATCCGGTCTGGAGGTTTTTGCTTGCCACGGCAGTCACAGGTGCGGTCGTCGTGATCATCCTCTTCGTGGTGCTTGCCAAGCCCGCCCTAACGGTAGAGCTGAACAGGGACATCCTGGAGCCCGGCGGACTGCAACGCCTCATCAGGACGCTCAGTCCTTGGCCGTTACCATGA
- a CDS encoding DUF2231 domain-containing protein, with amino-acid sequence MDETANTANPVISKLEEKDVSSAVAVAGHPLHAMSVHFPIALVFITLAIDLLYWWSGDPFWLRAGLWSAGGAFFSGMAAGAVGTVELLSVAGIRERVASWAHAIAAMMLIALAGLNWGLRVTDAAEILPHGLLVSILAAVMTGMAGWHGGKLIFDHGIGLMVTAKD; translated from the coding sequence ATGGACGAGACCGCAAACACTGCCAACCCGGTGATTTCCAAGCTGGAGGAGAAGGACGTCAGCTCCGCCGTCGCGGTCGCGGGCCACCCGCTCCACGCGATGAGCGTCCATTTTCCCATCGCGCTGGTGTTCATAACCCTTGCAATCGACCTCCTGTACTGGTGGTCCGGCGATCCTTTCTGGCTTCGGGCCGGCCTCTGGTCGGCAGGTGGTGCTTTCTTTTCCGGTATGGCCGCCGGTGCGGTCGGAACGGTGGAACTGCTGTCGGTCGCCGGAATTCGCGAACGCGTCGCGAGTTGGGCGCACGCGATCGCAGCGATGATGTTGATCGCCCTGGCTGGACTCAACTGGGGCCTGCGCGTGACCGATGCCGCAGAAATCCTGCCGCATGGGCTCCTCGTCTCCATCTTGGCGGCGGTCATGACCGGTATGGCTGGCTGGCATGGTGGCAAACTGATCTTTGATCATGGCATCGGGCTCATGGTAACGGCCAAGGACTGA
- the coxB gene encoding cytochrome c oxidase subunit II yields MLIASILLFILVVGLFLATVFVPKFGRRLSPRFWIVGGGLVLPLPILFALTFYAFWQGEYLLRGGTDHTGDTIRIEAKATRWAWNFRYPEHFEAAVSEGVLHIPAGVTVELAVTSDDVIHSLWIPRLGGKIDAVPGHTTYLRLKADRPGRFGGQCAEYCGAGHAGMRFLVQAHAETDYAAALAQEEIR; encoded by the coding sequence ATGCTCATCGCCTCGATCCTCCTTTTCATCCTAGTGGTCGGGCTCTTCCTGGCGACGGTATTCGTTCCGAAGTTCGGAAGGCGCTTATCTCCCCGCTTCTGGATCGTTGGCGGTGGACTGGTCCTGCCGCTACCCATCCTGTTTGCGCTGACTTTCTACGCCTTCTGGCAAGGTGAATACCTCCTGCGGGGCGGCACCGATCATACAGGCGACACGATCAGGATAGAAGCGAAGGCCACCCGCTGGGCATGGAACTTCCGCTATCCCGAACACTTCGAGGCAGCGGTCTCGGAAGGCGTTCTCCATATTCCAGCGGGGGTGACTGTCGAACTCGCGGTCACCAGCGACGATGTGATCCACAGTCTGTGGATCCCGCGCCTGGGAGGCAAGATCGATGCGGTCCCTGGTCACACGACATATCTCCGTCTCAAGGCGGATCGTCCGGGCCGCTTTGGCGGTCAGTGTGCCGAATATTGCGGCGCGGGTCACGCTGGCATGCGCTTCCTCGTTCAGGCGCATGCGGAAACGGACTATGCGGCTGCCTTGGCGCAGGAGGAGATCCGATGA
- the ctaD gene encoding cytochrome c oxidase subunit I, whose amino-acid sequence MRENTGLQPSPIARHKAFEKVWGTPPGWARLAAVNHNIVGKRFMLTALVFFTIGGLLAMLIRTQLASTESAFMDAEQYAQVFTMHGTVMMFLFAIPFFEGGAMYLLPKLLGTRDLAFPRMSAYGYWCYLFGGTILIAALIGGVAPDSGWFMYTPLSSNIFSPGINSDVWLLGITFVEISALSAAIEVIVSILKLRAAGMSLDKMPILAWYMLVVATMMLVGFPPLILGSVLLEVERAFGLPFFDPTRGGDPLLWQHLFWLFGHPEVYIIFLPAAGAISTILPVFAGTPLAGYRIIIAALVPMAFLSFGLWVHHMYTVGIPHVALSFFSAASAMVAVPTAIQIFAWLATISHGHPRFSIPMLHIFGFFFLFVIGGLTGVMLAMVPFDWQAHDTHFVVAHLHYVLVGGFVFPMLAAAYYWLPHISGRQPVQHLSKAAFWMVFIGFNVTFFMMHLTGLRGMPRRVFEYPPESGWETLNLISSMGSFVMTMGFALIALDFILLFRFGRRYHRNPWKAGTLEWAMPTPPPSYNFASLPSVERRADQLDPDRLGPALAAGEGYLGMPRDGRMELLAVDIASGRPDHVVRLPRQTFLPFATAVATGSFFLALLFKLYWMAPLALALVPALFLLWTGDTAEKEDLEDLDIGHGLALPPHMQAPHPPAWWAMLLALIADATAFISLLFGALFLWISAPNWPPAEILGVDPLPALVAAAVLVISAWTGHRAVQAGPGAASLLLLNMVCQLVAVGIFSWLLLLAWPQAQAHGAGASVFVVIAFAALHNSIGVVLASFGLFRISKGYVSRKRLLDLRIGQLWHGYSAAVGLTALAFPILLVALVGETPR is encoded by the coding sequence ATGAGGGAGAATACGGGATTGCAGCCTTCCCCCATCGCCCGCCACAAGGCCTTCGAAAAGGTATGGGGAACGCCGCCTGGATGGGCGCGACTGGCTGCCGTGAACCACAACATCGTGGGCAAGCGCTTCATGCTGACAGCGCTCGTATTCTTCACGATCGGGGGCCTCCTGGCCATGCTGATCCGGACGCAGCTCGCCTCGACGGAAAGCGCCTTCATGGACGCCGAGCAGTATGCGCAGGTCTTCACCATGCACGGCACGGTGATGATGTTCCTCTTCGCCATCCCGTTTTTCGAGGGTGGCGCGATGTACCTCCTCCCCAAGCTCCTCGGAACGCGCGACCTCGCCTTTCCGCGCATGTCTGCCTACGGGTACTGGTGCTACCTGTTCGGAGGAACAATACTGATCGCGGCGCTCATCGGAGGAGTTGCCCCCGATAGCGGTTGGTTCATGTATACGCCGCTGTCTTCCAACATCTTTTCCCCCGGCATCAATTCAGACGTCTGGTTGCTTGGCATCACCTTCGTCGAAATCTCCGCGCTCTCCGCGGCAATCGAGGTCATCGTTTCGATCCTCAAGTTGCGCGCGGCGGGAATGTCGCTCGACAAGATGCCGATCCTCGCCTGGTACATGCTCGTCGTCGCGACCATGATGCTTGTCGGCTTCCCGCCGCTCATCTTGGGATCGGTGCTGCTCGAGGTTGAGCGCGCATTCGGGCTGCCTTTCTTCGACCCGACCCGCGGCGGAGACCCGCTCCTCTGGCAACACCTGTTCTGGCTGTTCGGGCATCCGGAGGTCTACATCATCTTCCTGCCGGCAGCGGGGGCAATCTCAACCATCCTGCCTGTGTTTGCCGGCACGCCGCTCGCCGGCTACCGCATCATTATCGCGGCGCTGGTGCCCATGGCGTTTCTCTCCTTCGGGCTCTGGGTACACCACATGTACACGGTCGGCATTCCCCATGTGGCACTGTCGTTCTTCTCCGCAGCCAGCGCCATGGTGGCGGTGCCGACGGCGATCCAGATCTTTGCCTGGCTCGCGACGATCAGCCATGGCCATCCACGCTTTTCGATCCCGATGCTGCACATCTTCGGTTTCTTCTTCTTGTTCGTGATCGGCGGCCTGACGGGCGTGATGCTGGCGATGGTGCCCTTCGACTGGCAGGCACATGACACGCATTTCGTCGTCGCTCACCTCCACTATGTCCTGGTCGGAGGCTTCGTCTTCCCGATGCTTGCTGCCGCCTATTACTGGCTTCCGCACATCAGTGGGCGGCAGCCGGTCCAGCACCTCTCCAAGGCCGCCTTCTGGATGGTCTTCATCGGGTTCAACGTCACTTTCTTCATGATGCACCTGACGGGTCTGCGCGGCATGCCTCGACGGGTCTTCGAGTATCCTCCGGAATCCGGATGGGAGACGCTGAACTTAATTTCGTCCATGGGCAGCTTTGTCATGACCATGGGTTTCGCGCTGATCGCTCTGGATTTCATCCTGCTGTTCCGGTTCGGCAGGCGCTATCACCGCAATCCATGGAAGGCCGGCACCCTCGAATGGGCGATGCCGACGCCGCCTCCATCCTACAACTTTGCATCGCTCCCTTCGGTCGAGCGCCGCGCCGATCAGCTCGATCCCGATCGGTTGGGGCCGGCACTGGCCGCGGGCGAAGGATATCTCGGCATGCCGCGCGACGGACGCATGGAACTCCTTGCCGTCGATATTGCCAGTGGGCGCCCAGACCATGTCGTCCGGTTGCCTCGTCAGACCTTCCTTCCTTTCGCGACAGCTGTTGCCACGGGCAGCTTTTTCCTCGCGCTCCTGTTCAAGCTCTACTGGATGGCACCGTTGGCTCTCGCGCTCGTCCCCGCCTTGTTCCTCCTCTGGACCGGTGACACCGCCGAGAAGGAGGACCTTGAGGACCTGGATATTGGGCACGGTCTGGCTCTTCCACCGCATATGCAGGCTCCCCACCCGCCTGCCTGGTGGGCCATGCTGCTTGCTCTGATCGCCGATGCCACGGCATTCATCTCGCTTCTGTTCGGTGCCCTGTTCCTCTGGATTTCCGCCCCCAATTGGCCGCCGGCGGAAATCTTGGGTGTTGATCCCCTTCCGGCTCTTGTCGCAGCCGCGGTCCTGGTGATCTCCGCATGGACAGGCCACAGAGCCGTTCAGGCGGGACCGGGTGCGGCGAGCCTGCTTCTGCTCAACATGGTCTGCCAGCTTGTCGCCGTCGGGATATTCAGTTGGCTCCTGCTGCTGGCCTGGCCGCAGGCTCAAGCTCACGGCGCCGGAGCGAGTGTCTTTGTTGTTATCGCATTTGCGGCCCTGCACAACAGTATCGGGGTGGTGCTGGCCTCCTTCGGCCTCTTCCGTATCAGCAAGGGCTATGTCTCCCGGAAGAGGCTTCTGGATTTGCGCATCGGTCAACTCTGGCACGGCTACAGCGCGGCCGTGGGGCTGACTGCACTGGCCTTCCCGATCCTGCTCGTGGCGCTTGTGGGAGAGACACCCCGATGA
- a CDS encoding SulP family inorganic anion transporter — translation MAHPTTTFGPQEPSFSELFTPKLVTVLREGYRLEHLRADAIAGLTVAIVALPLSMAIAIASGASPAQGLYTAIIGGFLVSALGGSRFQIGGPAGAFIVLVAATVQAHGMDGLILATFISGLILAAIGFLRLGTYIKFIPYPVTVGFTAGIAVIIFASQIKELLGLTLASAEPGALLEKLPVLWNNLPTANPATIALSASTVAIIVALKRLRPRWPGLLIAVTATAAAAALLALPVSTIGRAFGGIPGSLPTPHLPQITIEKMMAVMPSAFAFALLGSIESLLSAVVADGMTGRRHRSNCELVGQGVANMGSALFGGFCVTGTIARTATNVRSGAHGPVAGMLHALFLLMFIVFAAPLASFIPLASLAGVLAVVAWNMFEKQAFWTLLKASRGDAAVLLVTFLLTIFRDLTEAIIAGFALGSVLFIHRMSQTTAVHAHALVAEDEADATTGGRTAYDEAAASDPDIMIYRISGAFFFGAAASIGAVLDRISDRHRALIIDLDAVPFIDSTAANTIENLGHKAGRRGLTILLTGTTEALRAELFAQGIRPPMVQFESTIETALARLNLPGGTERFNSVPAAASPH, via the coding sequence ATGGCTCACCCGACGACGACATTTGGACCACAAGAACCCTCGTTCTCAGAGCTGTTCACGCCTAAGCTCGTCACGGTCCTGCGGGAAGGCTATCGCCTGGAGCATCTTCGTGCGGACGCGATCGCCGGCTTAACGGTTGCCATCGTGGCTCTGCCGCTTTCCATGGCGATCGCCATCGCCTCCGGCGCATCACCAGCCCAAGGCCTCTACACGGCCATCATCGGTGGCTTCCTCGTATCCGCGCTCGGCGGCAGCCGCTTCCAGATTGGTGGACCGGCGGGAGCCTTCATCGTGCTGGTCGCGGCGACGGTGCAGGCGCACGGTATGGACGGTCTGATCCTTGCGACGTTCATCTCGGGCCTCATTCTGGCGGCGATCGGCTTCCTGCGCCTCGGCACCTACATCAAGTTCATTCCCTACCCGGTCACCGTGGGCTTCACCGCCGGAATCGCGGTGATCATCTTCGCTAGCCAGATCAAGGAATTGCTGGGGCTTACTCTCGCCTCCGCCGAACCGGGCGCTCTTCTGGAGAAGCTACCCGTCCTGTGGAACAACCTGCCGACAGCAAACCCCGCCACGATCGCCCTTTCTGCATCGACCGTCGCCATCATCGTTGCGCTGAAGAGGCTGCGGCCGCGCTGGCCAGGCCTCCTGATCGCGGTTACCGCAACTGCAGCGGCGGCGGCACTGCTCGCCCTGCCGGTCAGCACGATCGGCAGGGCGTTTGGCGGAATACCCGGCTCGCTCCCCACACCTCACCTGCCGCAGATTACCATCGAGAAGATGATGGCCGTCATGCCTTCGGCCTTTGCTTTCGCGCTTCTGGGTTCGATCGAATCACTGCTTTCGGCGGTGGTGGCAGATGGCATGACGGGGCGCCGACACCGCTCCAACTGCGAACTGGTGGGGCAGGGCGTCGCGAACATGGGCTCCGCCCTCTTCGGCGGCTTCTGCGTGACGGGTACGATCGCCCGGACAGCCACCAACGTCCGTTCCGGTGCCCATGGTCCGGTTGCGGGGATGCTGCACGCGCTCTTCCTGCTGATGTTCATAGTGTTTGCAGCACCACTGGCCAGTTTCATTCCGCTGGCAAGCCTCGCGGGTGTGCTGGCCGTCGTGGCCTGGAACATGTTCGAGAAGCAGGCATTCTGGACCCTCTTGAAGGCCAGTCGGGGTGACGCGGCGGTGCTGCTCGTCACCTTCCTTCTCACCATCTTCAGGGACCTGACAGAGGCGATTATCGCCGGCTTCGCACTGGGTTCCGTGCTATTTATCCACCGCATGTCGCAGACCACCGCAGTGCATGCCCATGCTCTCGTGGCCGAAGACGAGGCGGATGCGACGACGGGAGGTCGAACTGCCTATGACGAGGCGGCTGCGAGTGATCCTGATATCATGATCTATCGCATCTCCGGGGCCTTCTTCTTCGGCGCGGCAGCCTCGATCGGCGCCGTACTCGACCGCATTTCCGATCGGCACCGGGCGTTGATCATTGACCTGGACGCGGTTCCGTTCATCGATTCGACGGCCGCAAACACGATAGAAAACCTTGGCCACAAGGCCGGCCGCCGAGGACTGACAATCTTGCTGACCGGTACGACTGAGGCGCTCCGGGCCGAACTCTTCGCCCAGGGGATACGGCCGCCCATGGTCCAATTCGAGTCCACGATAGAGACAGCCCTTGCCCGCTTGAACCTGCCGGGCGGCACCGAGAGGTTCAACTCCGTTCCTGCGGCGGCATCACCCCACTGA
- a CDS encoding NapC/NirT family cytochrome c, which yields MDRIKRLWAWVWKVLSTPAATLSLAFLTLGGFVGGVIFWGAFNTALELTNTEAFCVSCHEMETNVYEELTRTVHFSNRSGVRASCPDCHVPHEWTDKIARKMQASKEVWGKIFGTINTRQKFLDERLRLAQHEWARLKANDSLECRNCHSSVAMDLSKQTERAANIHQRYLFSGRATCIDCHKGIAHELPNMQGVEPGWQMPDELEGEVLPSASALDELRKAMDQAHVGLASMK from the coding sequence ATGGACAGGATAAAACGTCTCTGGGCCTGGGTCTGGAAGGTTCTCAGCACGCCCGCCGCAACGCTCAGCCTAGCTTTTCTGACGCTCGGCGGCTTTGTGGGTGGCGTCATCTTCTGGGGTGCCTTCAATACGGCACTCGAGCTGACCAATACTGAAGCCTTTTGCGTCAGCTGCCACGAGATGGAGACCAATGTCTACGAGGAGTTGACCCGCACCGTGCACTTCTCCAACCGCTCCGGAGTGCGGGCATCGTGCCCCGACTGCCATGTACCGCACGAGTGGACGGACAAGATCGCGCGTAAGATGCAGGCCTCCAAGGAGGTATGGGGCAAGATCTTCGGGACCATCAACACGCGCCAGAAGTTCCTCGACGAAAGGCTACGGCTTGCCCAGCATGAATGGGCACGCCTCAAGGCAAATGACAGCCTGGAATGCCGCAACTGCCATTCCTCCGTGGCAATGGATCTGTCGAAGCAGACGGAGCGTGCGGCCAATATCCATCAGCGCTACCTGTTTTCGGGCCGCGCGACCTGTATCGATTGCCACAAGGGCATCGCCCATGAGCTTCCGAACATGCAGGGTGTGGAGCCGGGTTGGCAAATGCCCGACGAGCTCGAAGGCGAGGTCCTGCCGAGTGCATCCGCACTCGACGAACTGCGAAAGGCAATGGACCAGGCACATGTCGGGCTGGCGAGCATGAAATAG
- a CDS encoding nitrate reductase cytochrome c-type subunit, which produces MRSQDRTRRVSRGPIGIAAAFAALFMATMVVAQTVPQLSGPSEKMENVPARPLPKWTVDDVRKMRAYPDQPPVIPHSIEGYQLSVNTNRCLSCHKREFTESSGAPMISVTHYMTRDGQMLADVSPRRYFCTACHVPQAEVNPLVENTFRDMSEMGVKHLGEH; this is translated from the coding sequence ATGCGCAGTCAAGATCGTACCCGTCGCGTGAGCCGCGGCCCGATTGGAATTGCGGCAGCCTTCGCCGCCCTGTTCATGGCGACGATGGTTGTGGCACAGACGGTGCCGCAATTGTCCGGGCCGTCGGAGAAGATGGAGAATGTGCCCGCGCGGCCACTGCCGAAGTGGACCGTCGATGATGTCCGCAAGATGCGAGCCTATCCGGACCAGCCGCCGGTGATTCCGCATTCGATCGAGGGCTACCAGTTGTCGGTGAACACCAACCGCTGCCTATCGTGTCACAAGCGGGAATTCACCGAGAGTTCGGGTGCGCCGATGATCAGCGTCACCCACTACATGACCCGGGATGGCCAGATGCTGGCGGATGTGTCGCCGCGCCGGTATTTCTGCACAGCGTGCCACGTGCCGCAGGCGGAGGTCAATCCGCTCGTCGAGAACACCTTTCGCGACATGAGCGAGATGGGTGTGAAGCATCTCGGGGAGCACTAG